ATTTTCCATCATTTTTTGACCCCGCTGCTTTTCATCAAAAGCCAATACTAAAGCATGACTGGTAAAAAAATTAGGATACTGCTGCTTTGCTATTTCTACACTTTTAAATAGGGCTTCCAGACATTTTGAAAAGCTGTCAAATTCATAGGAATTATCTGAAAGATGAAAAATATCGGACCAGATACTCCCAATTGTAGCAGTTAAAAGCTGTCCTTTATTGGGAAAATAATTGTAGACAGCACCAACTGAAATACCGCTACGTGTTGCAACTTCACGGATACTAATAGCTTCAATTCCTTTTTCAGCCACAATTTTCTTACA
The genomic region above belongs to Enterococcus saigonensis and contains:
- a CDS encoding TetR/AcrR family transcriptional regulator, encoding MNNTVSSRAELIACCKKIVAEKGIEAISIREVATRSGISVGAVYNYFPNKGQLLTATIGSIWSDIFHLSDNSYEFDSFSKCLEALFKSVEIAKQQYPNFFTSHALVLAFDEKQRGQKMMENYWQHIKAGLVKTLLKDQQVRQGLFDDNLTASQYVDYIFELFLYEITHEEKSVAILQLVKNSLY